In Harmonia axyridis chromosome 6, icHarAxyr1.1, whole genome shotgun sequence, a single window of DNA contains:
- the LOC123683438 gene encoding uncharacterized protein LOC123683438, protein MMDNFRQISSRGTTIKKSIMKIIKRGKYIGFMQIILTFMGTIAILPINSDRTGILYIIMLIRRANVPQAIEIVHYIHFALVHYFVFQVTYCYSNTMLYFVLHLHIQYVLLIEDCRRLESDLDISKFSDGDLDQYHAIIEKRLSSILSYYHIIDRYQVFIADLFRRPMFFVVWFGLFTLMFTSYLLLKVDLGPDVLLVFIVWISIIEVALHFVVYGQIYVDQRDALWSVLTDFQWFNWNNRNKRTYQMFLNHVNKARVIIAGGLIPFDATFLIWFGRKTVSTVAFLSTMEEINSSK, encoded by the exons ATGATGGACAATTTCCGTCAGATTTCTTCAAGAGGGACGACCATCAAGAAGAGTAtaatgaagataataaaaagaGGCAAATACATCGGCTTCATGCAGATCATCTTGACTTTCATGGGTACTATAGCGATCCTTCCTATAAATTCAGATAGAACTGGAATTTTGTACATCATAATGTTGATAAGGAGAGCGAATGTACCACAAGCTATCGAAATTGTCCATTACATTCATTTTGCTTTGGtgcattattttgtttttcaagttaCTTATTGCTATTCGAATACAATGCTTTATTTCGTTCTTCACCTTCATATCCAATATGTGTTATTGATTGAAGACTGCAGGCGATTGGAAAGTGATTTGGACATATCCAAATTTTCTGATGGAGACCTGGACCAATATCATGCAATAATCGAGAAGAGGTTATCTTCCATACTGAGTTATTACCATATTATAGACAG atatcaaGTTTTCATTGCAGACCTCTTCAGGCGACCCATGTTTTTCGTAGTTTGGTTTGGACTCTTTACTCTGATGTTCACCAGTTATTTATTACTTAAA GTTGATTTAGGACCAGATGTGTTATTAGTTTTTATCGTTTGGATATCCATAATCGAAGTAGCATTGCACTTTGTTGTGTATGGACAAATTTACGTTGATCAA agagatgCATTATGGAGTGTTCTTACGGATTTCCAATGGTTCAACTGGAACAATAGGAACAAAAGAACTTATCAAATGTTTCTCAATCACGTGAACAAAGCGAGAGTCATTATAGCAGGAGGACTTATTCCATTTGACGCAACTTTTCTAATATGG TTTGGAAGGAAAACAGTTTCTACAGTTGCATTTCTATCTACCATGGAAGAAATAAATAGTTCAAAATGA
- the LOC123683436 gene encoding uncharacterized protein LOC123683436: protein MMDNFRQISSRGTTIKKSIMKIMKRGKYIGFMQIILTFMGTIAILPINSDRTGILYIIMMIRRANVPQAIEIVNYIHFALVHYFGFQVTYCYSNTMLYFVLHLHIQYVLLIEDCRRLETDLDLSKFSDGDLDQYHAIIEKRLSSILSYYHIIDRYQVFIADLFRRPMFFVVWFGLFTLMFTSYLLLKVDLGPDVLLVFIVWISIIEVALHFVVYGQIYVDQRDALWSVLTDFQWFNWNNRNKRTYQMFLNHVNKARVIIAGGLIPFDATFLIWFGRKTVSTVAFLSTMEEINSSK, encoded by the exons ATGATGGACAATTTCCGTCAGATTTCTTCAAGAGGGACGACCATCAAGAAGAGTATCATGAAGATAATGAAAAGAGGCAAATACATCGGCTTCATGCAGATCATTTTGACTTTCATGGGTACTATAGCGATCCTTCCTATAAATTCAGATAGAACTGGAATTTTGTACATTATAATGATGATAAGGAGAGCGAATGTACCACAAGCTATCGAAATCGTCAATTACATTCATTTTGCTTTGGTGCATTATTTTGGTTTTCAAGTTACTTATTGCTATTCGAATACAATGCTTTATTTCGTTCTTCACCTTCATATCCAATATGTGTTATTGATAGAAGACTGCAGGCGATTGGAAACTGATTTGGACCTATCCAAATTTTCTGATGGAGACCTGGACCAATATCATGCAATAATCGAGAAAAGGTTATCTTCCATACTGAGTTATTACCATATTATAGACAG atatcaaGTTTTCATTGCAGACCTCTTCAGGCGACCCATGTTTTTCGTAGTTTGGTTTGGACTCTTTACTCTGATGTTCACCAGTTATTTATTACTTAAA GTTGATTTAGGACCAGATGTGTTATTAGTTTTTATAGTTTGGATATCCATAATCGAAGTAGCATTGCACTTTGTTGTGTATGGACAAATTTACGTTGATCAA agagaTGCATTATGGAGTGTTCTTACGGATTTCCAATGGTTCAACTGGAACAATAGGAACAAAAGAACTTATCAAATGTTTCTCAATCACGTGAACAAAGCGAGAGTCATTATAGCAGGAGGACTTATTCCATTTGACGCAACTTTTCTTATATGG TTTGGAAGGAAAACAGTTTCTACAGTTGCATTTCTATCTACCATGGAAGAAATAAATAGTTCAAAATGA
- the LOC123683435 gene encoding uncharacterized protein LOC123683435 isoform X2 — protein sequence MFRKKRTQDRSENSDCRLEPLILHNSRMKFSAEQLHNLNFIFYKKLQSKQCRTDTILLRAKNVGERLVQRLLCVAGSADQRFASKFLIDNNPEAIYNNSNKTLSFLVRLDELSTPPLYDLDPATKLEIIENDSDCPSSYCKIRIPSSKTKTWNEFINPNGFLRRDKVQTRLVKLLAEAADKGGPLSPRSVDESVVCSIPGKIVDAATLNKILKVPSFEQLYYGPGGKDLGFPDPSNFRIAIVDEPQGIILRLEFLSPAYDNICLDIRLLIAIGVDAWPSSTSYPGRIPLIHPDCLLYHMAAETGMYLVGFGVQSSAWQIRVPAAEYTILNHYGITSTIRIILDILKILEEEIDIPRRLKQYQYSYKILHKYIYLTALFEELESNSIQPLKDAVNWSSMHLSRIVLIIMDKLIFNLTQQRLSNYFFKQANLMVNPGHLSEDDYIIEANNVKMFIYKLFDESLQNLSSDDQYRTMTKTQENEINLLIKWAELIEGMLPHLKPKNNGFCLMKSRKMKNYEQLHYSRYQLEYISLVLWSILNVRKKILKSETTLAFKSDIYENEARVEDVIYLTIILMDQARYHYMKNMKQDKKQSKFERQYVLHTSKFIELLREDQNIKSLNLEEDIVVVGTIVNMLHRAVDFEEKYIGRVLQPYLKDLYEISFVISWHLEDIKRRLNDDELKSLGCFCKLVNSGEITPEQGLEDALEKNWTWAKDMMELIEKREVRIFLIPDREKVNQYVVYPNEKSSGDTKRRNLPRRKDTLLGQNYFNTLRSKGLSRNNINIIRRGEDQSQ from the exons ATACTATTTTATTACGAGCGAAAAACGTTGGCGAGAGATTGGTCCAGAGGTTATTATGTGTAGCAGGATCGGCAGATCAAAGATTTGCTTCAAAGTTTCTGATAGATAACAATCCTGAAGCGATTTAT AACAACTCCAACAAAACATTATCCTTCTTGGTACGCTTGGATGAATTATCAACTCCTCCCTTGTATGATCTGGATCCTGCAACCAAAttggaaataattgaaaacgatTCGGACTGTCCTTCATCATACTGTAAAATAAGAATTCCATCTTCAAAAACAAAGACTTGGAATGAGTTTATCAATCCCAATGGGTTTCTTAGGAG AGACAAAGTTCAAACTCGGTTAGTGAAACTACTAGCAGAAGCAGCTGATAAGGGTGGTCCACTCTCACCAAGAAGTGTTGATGAATCAGTGGTATGTAGTATACCTGGAAAGATTGTGGATGCAGCAACCTTAAACAAGATTTTGAAAGTACCTTCTTTCGAGCAACTTTACTATGGACCAG GTGGAAAGGATTTAGGATTCCCAGATCCCTCTAATTTTCGTATAGCTATAGTTGACGAGCCACAAGGTATTATACTGAGGTTGGAATTTCTATCACCAGCTTATGACAATATCTGTTTGGACATAAGGCTCTTGATTGCGATAGGTGTGGATGCTTGGCCATCTTCTACAAGTTATCCTGGGAGAATTCCATTGATTCATCCTGATTGCTTGCTGTATCATATGGCAGCTGAAACg ggTATGTATCTTGTTGGTTTTGGTGTCCAATCATCTGCATGGCAAATTAGAGTACCAGCTGCAGAATACACAATACTTAACCACTATGGCATAACCAGTACAATTAGGATCATACTGGACATTCTGAAGATCTTAGAAGAAGAAATTGACATCCCAAGAAGACTGAAACAGTACCAA TATTCTTACAAAATTCTTCACAAATATATATACCTCACTGCCCTTTTCGAAGAATTAGAAAGCAACTCTATCCAACCATTAAAAGATGCTGTGAACTGGTCTTCCATGCATCTATCGAGAATTGTACTCATAATAATGGATAAACTTATATTCAATCTGACTCAACAGAGACTTTCCaattatttcttcaaacaaGCAAATTTGATGGTGAATCCTGGGCATTTGTCAGAAGATGATTATATTATAGAGGCGAATAACGTGAAGATGTTCATTTACAAACTTTTCGATGAATCTCTACAAAATCTTTCAA GTGACGACCAATACAGAACAATGACCAAAACACAAGAAAACGAGATTAATCTACTCATTAAATGGGCAGAACTGATAGAAGGAATGTTGCCACACCTTAAGCCCAAAAACAATGGATTTTGTCTGATGAAGTCTCGCAAAATGAAGAACTATGAACAACTGCATTACTCAAGGTATCAGTTAGAATACATCAGTTTGGTATTGTGGAGTATTCTAAATGTTCGTAAAAAGATTCTGAAG TCTGAAACAACGCTTGCATTTAAATCAGATATATACGAAAATGAAGCACGGGTGGAAGATGTTATATACCTAACGATAATCCTCATGGACCAAGCTAGATACCACTAcatgaagaatatgaaacaagaTAAGAAGCAGTCGAAATTTGAAAGGCAATATGTCTTACACACTTCGAAATTCATAGAACTTTTAAGAGAAGATCAAAACATAAAATCTTTGAATTTAGAAGAAGACATTGTTGTGGTGGGTACTATTGTCAATATGCTTCACAGAGCTGTAGattttgaagagaaatatattggTCGTGTTCTACAACCTTATCTGAAGgatttatatgaaatttcattcgtaATATCCTGGCACTTAGAAGATATAAAGAGAAGATTGAACGATGATGAATTGAAGTCCTTAGGTTGCTTCTGTAAACTGGTGAATTCTGGAGAGATAACACCTGAACAAGGCCTCGAGGATGCCTTGGAGAAGAATTGGACTTGGGCAAAAGACATGATGGAACTGATAGAAAAACGAGAAGTTCGGATTTTTCTTATTCCTGATAGAGAGAAGGTTAACCAATATGTTGTATACCCAAATGAAAAATCCAGTGGGGATACTAAACGTAGAAATTTACCCAGAAGGAAAGATACTCTACTAggtcaaaattatttcaatactcTCAGATCTAAAG GTTTATCAAGAAATAACATCAACATTATCAGAAGAGGAGAAGATCAATCTCAATGA
- the LOC123683435 gene encoding uncharacterized protein LOC123683435 isoform X1: protein MFRKKRTQDRSENSDCRLEPLILHNSRMKFSAEQLHNLNFIFYKKLQSKQCRTDTILLRAKNVGERLVQRLLCVAGSADQRFASKFLIDNNPEAIYNNSNKTLSFLVRLDELSTPPLYDLDPATKLEIIENDSDCPSSYCKIRIPSSKTKTWNEFINPNGFLRRDKVQTRLVKLLAEAADKGGPLSPRSVDESVVCSIPGKIVDAATLNKILKVPSFEQLYYGPGGKDLGFPDPSNFRIAIVDEPQGIILRLEFLSPAYDNICLDIRLLIAIGVDAWPSSTSYPGRIPLIHPDCLLYHMAAETGMYLVGFGVQSSAWQIRVPAAEYTILNHYGITSTIRIILDILKILEEEIDIPRRLKQYQYSYKILHKYIYLTALFEELESNSIQPLKDAVNWSSMHLSRIVLIIMDKLIFNLTQQRLSNYFFKQANLMVNPGHLSEDDYIIEANNVKMFIYKLFDESLQNLSSDDQYRTMTKTQENEINLLIKWAELIEGMLPHLKPKNNGFCLMKSRKMKNYEQLHYSRYQLEYISLVLWSILNVRKKILKSETTLAFKSDIYENEARVEDVIYLTIILMDQARYHYMKNMKQDKKQSKFERQYVLHTSKFIELLREDQNIKSLNLEEDIVVVGTIVNMLHRAVDFEEKYIGRVLQPYLKDLYEISFVISWHLEDIKRRLNDDELKSLGCFCKLVNSGEITPEQGLEDALEKNWTWAKDMMELIEKREVRIFLIPDREKVNQYVVYPNEKSSGDTKRRNLPRRKDTLLGQNYFNTLRSKDLEEPNDDHIPQQELLKIKSPLTSIISRIHRRGIHRGCGDTFMSLIHMRKMGVYQEITSTLSEEEKINLNETIDDILETRNRNCNEKNWTNTLPRVHKNISFTPKGDVQMYKPMEESAGIREKELQNEQPGYETLIRKCRTLRMKENDVYFPSVSNTNKKEMLRKSQSFKY from the exons ATACTATTTTATTACGAGCGAAAAACGTTGGCGAGAGATTGGTCCAGAGGTTATTATGTGTAGCAGGATCGGCAGATCAAAGATTTGCTTCAAAGTTTCTGATAGATAACAATCCTGAAGCGATTTAT AACAACTCCAACAAAACATTATCCTTCTTGGTACGCTTGGATGAATTATCAACTCCTCCCTTGTATGATCTGGATCCTGCAACCAAAttggaaataattgaaaacgatTCGGACTGTCCTTCATCATACTGTAAAATAAGAATTCCATCTTCAAAAACAAAGACTTGGAATGAGTTTATCAATCCCAATGGGTTTCTTAGGAG AGACAAAGTTCAAACTCGGTTAGTGAAACTACTAGCAGAAGCAGCTGATAAGGGTGGTCCACTCTCACCAAGAAGTGTTGATGAATCAGTGGTATGTAGTATACCTGGAAAGATTGTGGATGCAGCAACCTTAAACAAGATTTTGAAAGTACCTTCTTTCGAGCAACTTTACTATGGACCAG GTGGAAAGGATTTAGGATTCCCAGATCCCTCTAATTTTCGTATAGCTATAGTTGACGAGCCACAAGGTATTATACTGAGGTTGGAATTTCTATCACCAGCTTATGACAATATCTGTTTGGACATAAGGCTCTTGATTGCGATAGGTGTGGATGCTTGGCCATCTTCTACAAGTTATCCTGGGAGAATTCCATTGATTCATCCTGATTGCTTGCTGTATCATATGGCAGCTGAAACg ggTATGTATCTTGTTGGTTTTGGTGTCCAATCATCTGCATGGCAAATTAGAGTACCAGCTGCAGAATACACAATACTTAACCACTATGGCATAACCAGTACAATTAGGATCATACTGGACATTCTGAAGATCTTAGAAGAAGAAATTGACATCCCAAGAAGACTGAAACAGTACCAA TATTCTTACAAAATTCTTCACAAATATATATACCTCACTGCCCTTTTCGAAGAATTAGAAAGCAACTCTATCCAACCATTAAAAGATGCTGTGAACTGGTCTTCCATGCATCTATCGAGAATTGTACTCATAATAATGGATAAACTTATATTCAATCTGACTCAACAGAGACTTTCCaattatttcttcaaacaaGCAAATTTGATGGTGAATCCTGGGCATTTGTCAGAAGATGATTATATTATAGAGGCGAATAACGTGAAGATGTTCATTTACAAACTTTTCGATGAATCTCTACAAAATCTTTCAA GTGACGACCAATACAGAACAATGACCAAAACACAAGAAAACGAGATTAATCTACTCATTAAATGGGCAGAACTGATAGAAGGAATGTTGCCACACCTTAAGCCCAAAAACAATGGATTTTGTCTGATGAAGTCTCGCAAAATGAAGAACTATGAACAACTGCATTACTCAAGGTATCAGTTAGAATACATCAGTTTGGTATTGTGGAGTATTCTAAATGTTCGTAAAAAGATTCTGAAG TCTGAAACAACGCTTGCATTTAAATCAGATATATACGAAAATGAAGCACGGGTGGAAGATGTTATATACCTAACGATAATCCTCATGGACCAAGCTAGATACCACTAcatgaagaatatgaaacaagaTAAGAAGCAGTCGAAATTTGAAAGGCAATATGTCTTACACACTTCGAAATTCATAGAACTTTTAAGAGAAGATCAAAACATAAAATCTTTGAATTTAGAAGAAGACATTGTTGTGGTGGGTACTATTGTCAATATGCTTCACAGAGCTGTAGattttgaagagaaatatattggTCGTGTTCTACAACCTTATCTGAAGgatttatatgaaatttcattcgtaATATCCTGGCACTTAGAAGATATAAAGAGAAGATTGAACGATGATGAATTGAAGTCCTTAGGTTGCTTCTGTAAACTGGTGAATTCTGGAGAGATAACACCTGAACAAGGCCTCGAGGATGCCTTGGAGAAGAATTGGACTTGGGCAAAAGACATGATGGAACTGATAGAAAAACGAGAAGTTCGGATTTTTCTTATTCCTGATAGAGAGAAGGTTAACCAATATGTTGTATACCCAAATGAAAAATCCAGTGGGGATACTAAACGTAGAAATTTACCCAGAAGGAAAGATACTCTACTAggtcaaaattatttcaatactcTCAGATCTAAAG ACCTTGAGGAACCAAATGATGACCATATTCCTCAACAAGAACTTTTGAAAATTAAGAGCCCACTGACTTCAATCATAAGTAGAATTCACAGGAGAGGAATACACAGAGGTTGTGGAGACACATTCATGTCTCTTATTCACATGAGGAAAATGGGT GTTTATCAAGAAATAACATCAACATTATCAGAAGAGGAGAAGATCAATCTCAATGAAACTATTGATGACATTTTGGAAACTCGCAACCGCAATTGTAACGAAAAAAATTGGACAAACACCTTACCTAGAGTTCATAAAAATATCTCTTTTACTCCGAAAGGTGACGTTCAGATGTACAAACCGATGGAAGAAAGTGCAGGAATCAGAGAGAAAGAATTACAGAATGAGCAACCAGGATACGAGACATTGATTAGAAAGTGTAGGACATTGAGGATGAAAGAAAACGATGTTTATTTTCCATCTGTTAGTAATACGAATAAAAAAGAAATGCTTAGAAAAAGCCAATCATTCAAATATTAA